One genomic window of Glycine soja cultivar W05 chromosome 9, ASM419377v2, whole genome shotgun sequence includes the following:
- the LOC114425863 gene encoding cytokinin dehydrogenase 6-like encodes MRYILGEHNILFLKSFAFTILFLSCIAIRLNLCLSSIPSSLKSIPLEGHLKLDQVSLSHAARDFGNRYQYNPMAVLQPESVSDIVATIRHIWLMGPGSHLTIAAKGHGHSLQGQAQAHGGLVINMESLKVPEMQIHVDEGNKSPPYVDVSGGELWINILHETLRYGLAPRSWTDYLHLTVGGTLSNAGVSGQTFRHGPQISNVQQLEIVTGTGEVLNCSAENNGDLFHGVLGGLGQFGIITRARIVLEPAPTMVKWIRVLYSDFTAFTRDQERLISAEKTFDYIEGFVIINRTGLLNNWRLSFNPRDPVQASHFKSDGRTLFCLEMAKYFNVEEIDAANQEVEEHLSRLSYIPSTLFSTEVTFVDFLDRVHISEVKLRSKGLWDVPHPWLNLLIPKSQILNFAQVVFGNILSETSNGPVLIYPVNKSKWDNRTSVVIPEEDIFYLVAFLTSAVPSSNGTDGLEHILSQNKRILEFCERAQLGVKQYLPHYNTQQEWRAHFGPQWETFLQRKSVYDPLAILAPGQRIFQKAITFS; translated from the exons atgagatacATCCTTGGAGAACACAACATTCTGTTCCTCAAAAGCTTCGCCTTCACGATATTATTCCTTAGTTGCATAGCCATTCGGCTTAACTTGTGTCTTTCCAGCATCCCTTCTTCACTGAAATCAATTCCCCTTGAAGGGCATTTAAAACTTGATCAAGTTAGCCTAAGCCATGCAGCAAGGGACTTTGGCAACAGGTACCAATATAATCCAATGGCAGTGCTGCAACCAGAATCAGTTTCTGATATTGTAGCCACCATAAGGCATATCTGGCTGATGGGTCCTGGCTCCCACCTCACCATTGCAGCGAAGGGCCACGGCCACTCGCTGCAGGGTCAGGCTCAAGCCCATGGAGGACTTGTGATCAACATGGAATCACTCAAGGTCCCAGAAATGCAG ATACATGTTGATGAGGGAAACAAGTCTCCTCCATACGTGGATGTCTCAGGTGGCGAGTTGTGGATAAACATATTGCATGAGACTCTAAGATACGGCTTGGCGCCAAGATCGTGGACAGACTACCTGCATCTCACAGTTGGTGGCACTCTCTCCAACGCTGGTGTCAGTGGTCAGACATTTAGGCATGGTCCCCAGATAAGTAATGTACAGCAGCTCGAGATTGTTACAG GAACAGGGGAGGTGTTGAACTGTTCCGCGGAGAATAATGGGGATCTCTTTCATGGTGTTCTAGGGGGGCTTGGCCAATTTGGCATTATAACCCGGGCAAGAATTGTCCTAGAACCAGCACCTACCATG GTAAAATGGATTAGAGTGCTGTACTCagatttcacagcattcacaaGAGACCAAGAGAGGTTAATATCTGCAGAAAAGACTTTTGACTACATTGAAGGATTTGTGATAATAAACAGAACTGGTCTTCTAAATAACTGGCGATTATCCTTCAACCCACGAGACCCGGTCCAAGCTAGTCATTTCAAGTCGGATGGAAGAACTCTCTTCTGCCTTGAAATGGCCAAATACTTTAACGTGGAAGAAATCGATGCAGCAAATCAG GAAGTTGAGGAACATTTGTCCCGTTTAAGCTACATCCCATCAACTCTTTTTTCAACAGAAGTCACATTTGTAGATTTCTTAGACAGGGTGCACATATCCGAGGTCAAGTTGCGTTCAAAAGGCTTGTGGGATGTTCCACATCCATGGCTCAATCTTCTAATACCCAAAAGCCAAATACTCAACTTTGCACAAGTCGTCTTCGGGAACATCCTATCAGAAACTAGCAACGGCCCCGTCCTTATCTACCCAGTAAACAAATCAAA GTGGGACAACAGAACTTCTGTTGTGATTCCAGAGGAAGATATTTTCTACTTAGTGGCATTTCTTACATCTGCAGTTCCATCTTCAAATGGAACTGATGGCCTAGAACACATACTAAGTCAGAACAAAAGAATATTAGAATTCTGTGAAAGAGCACAACTTGGAGTGAAGCAGTATTTGCCCCACTACAACACACAGCAAGAATGGAGGGCCCATTTTGGTCCTCAATGGGAGACTTTTCTGCAGAGAAAGTCCGTTTATGATCCATTAGCAATACTCGCCCCTGGCCAACGTATATTTCAAAAAGCAATAACCTTCTCATGa
- the LOC114368518 gene encoding uncharacterized protein LOC114368518, whose product MDNNKAQGPDGFNVLFFKKAWNIIGDDIFEAVNEFFTTGKILKQINHAIIVLIPKHDQASQSIGFPAQFCTWIMECVSSTSFSVAVNGSIYGHFKGQRSLRQGDPFSPYLGDIPSVSTMFAKLQHFCRVSGLSISSDKSAIYSTGIRPHKLSHIQQLTGFS is encoded by the exons ATGGATAACAATAAAGCTCAAGGGCCAGATGGTTTCAATGttttattcttcaagaaggcttGGAATATCATTGGTGATGATATCTTTGAGGCGGTTAATGAATTCTTTACAACTGGAAAAATTTTAAAGCAGATCAACCATGCTATTATTGTGCTTATTCCTAAGCATGATCAGGCCTCCCAG TCCATTGGCTTCCCAGCCCAGTTCTGTACTTGGATCATGGAATGCGTTTCTTCCACTTCCTTTAGTGTGGCAGTCAATGGATCCATTTATGGCCACTTCAAAGGGCAGCGAAGTCTTAGACAAGGGGATCCTTTCTCCCCTTATCT AGGAGATATCCCTTCTGTGTCAACTATGTTTGCCAAGCTTCAGCACTTCTGTAGGGTTTCAGGGCTTTCCATTAGCTCTGATAAATCTGCCATATACTCAACCGGTATTAGGCCTCATAAGCTTTCTCATATTCAGCAGCTTACTGGATTTAGCTAG